Below is a window of Bacteroidales bacterium DNA.
CCAAATTCAGTTTATGGACAAACCAAATCAGATGGTGAAAAATTAATTCTAAATTCAGGAATAGCTCATATTATAATAAGAACCTCATGGCTTTACTCAGGATTTGGAAATAATTTTGTTAAAACAATCATTAAATATGCTAAGGAAAAAAATGAATTAAATGTTGTTTTTGACCAAATAGGTACACCAACATTTGCAGGCGACCTTGCCGAGGCTATTATTCGTATTATTATTGAAACTAATAATAATCAATCAAAATTTGTAAGTGGAATTTATCATTATTCGAATGAAGGTGTTTGTAGCTGGTACGATTTTGCATACGAAATAATAAATATTACTAAGCTAAATTGCCATATCAATCCAATTGAATCAAAAGATTATCCTACAATTGCAAAAAGACCTCCATATAGTGTGCTGAATAAAAATAAGATCAAATCAATATTTAATATTACAATTCCACACTGGAGAGAAAGCCTTGTTAAAATGCTGAAAGATTAATTTTTAACTCCGATTTTTTCATTGTAAATATTTAGTGATTATTACAAAAATACAAAGAAAAAAGAAAGGGAAGTAAAGAGGAGTAAGAAAAAATAATTTTAAAAAAAATGCAATACAAATGCAATACAGAAAACAAAAAAGCCCCTGAAAATCAGGGGCTTTAGTGCTATTTGAGCGGTCTGGACGAGACTCGAACTCGCGACCTCCGGCGTGACAGGCCGGCATTCTAACCAACTGAACTACCAGACCATTGGTTTTAAAGTTGCAAAAATAGATTATTTTTTTTTACCAACAAAGATTATTCAAAATATTTTAATATTTTTTTATGAATTATCAACTTGTTCAAAAAACGAGAAGTTTACTTTTCCGTATTTTCTCGTTTTTAGAAAATTATCAAAGTTATTAAAATTTATGTTTTCAGAATGTTCAATAATTAACCATGCATTTTTTTTTAGCAGTTTATTTTCAAAAACCAATAAGGGTATATCCTCTATATTTTTTAAATTATATGGGGGGTCGGCAAAAATAATATCAAATGAAGTATTACATTTTTTGAGATATTTGAAAGCATCTGTTTTGTATGTTTTTATCTGACTAAAATCAAGCTCTTTTACAGTTTTACAAATGAATGAATAATTAAAATAATTGATTTCAACCGAAATGATATTTTTACAATTTCGTGATGCAAATTCATAGCTGATACTACCTGTTCCTGAAAAAATATCGAGAACGCTTATATTTTCAATATCAAAATTATTTACAATTATATTAAATAATCCCTCTTTGGCAATATCTGTTGTTGGGCGTGCTTTAAAATTTTTTGGCGGATAAATATGTTTTTTTTTATAATTCCCACTTATTATACGCATCGTTCAAGATTAAAGAGGTTTGTGAAAAAATGTAAGGGTTTTTCGTTAAAAGTATAGCTGTAATTAAAATTTTTGTTTAGTTTATCAAATTTAACATTCTTAATATATTGTTTTAATAATTTATAAATATCAGAGTTGGATAAAATATCGCCAGACAAAATTGTTTCCGTATCCTTAGGATCTATTTTTAGCTGTTCTAATACATTAAAAACAAAATATATAAAATCTGAACTGTTTTTATATTTAAAAGAGTTATAAAATATAAGATTATTTTTATCTATTACTAAAATATCAATAAACTTACAATAACTACAGATATACATTTTTTTACCGGGCAGTTTATTTTTATTATCTAATAAATTACATTCAATAAAAGGAGTTGATTGATGATAATAATTGATTTCAGTAAAATAATTTGTAAAAATCTCATTTATTTCAATCGGAATTGAAAAGATATTATAAGCGTTAATATTTCTTAAGTAATTATGTTTGATTATTTCATATCTGGCAGGTTCATGATTAAAATATAAATATTCGCTTATATTTTCAATTTTAAATAGTGAGGAAGGAACGATTGTTGATTTTTGAGAAATAAAACCTATTTTAACTGAATTATATGTATTTCTTAAAAATTTGTCTTTATTGAAAATCTTTTTTATCCAATCAAAATCAGTTTGTTCGTCAAATGAAAGCGGATTGGAATAATATGACGACAATACATATTTGTTTTTTATGACGTCAAGAATACAAAAATAAAATCCATCCCGATTAATCAGGATGGATAAATTATAATTTTTTGTATTTTGTACACTACAAGTTTCGTCAACTAATTGGAAACTATCCAATTTTAACATCTCATACAAAATAAATTTTTAAATATAGAAATATTAAGAGTTTTAAATTAAAACCAAGTATTATTCCCAATTACCTGCATTATTAGTTGCTTCTGTTAAAGAGCCAACTTTAAGTCCGGGAAAATCTTTACCGTCATTCAGATTAATAATAAGTTGTCTGTTAAGACCATTAAGTATAGTAAAGTTTTCGGCAGATGCTTCAAATACTTGTACTTTAACTTTTGAACCTGTTTCAAATACTCCAGCTCCCAATTTATATTCAACACCATTGGAAAAAGGAATATATTTTATTGAATCAATAGGATATATTGCACCAAATAATGAATCAAGCACACATATTTTTACAGTATCCCTGATTAAATATCCTTCTGCAAGAAGTTCTTCTTCTGTTTTATCTTCAGGCATTATTGTGATGATTAACCCCATATCTAAAGCCATAATTTCTGTTAAAGTATCCGGCAACATACCAATTTGTCTAACAAGAGGCATGGAATCGTTTTTTACGAAATTTGTTAAAGTATCAAAATCTCCGGTAAATTTACCATAAATATCTTTATATGCTATTTGTGCTTTCCTGATATCTTTTAAATCAGTAATAACTTTATCATATCTTTTTGTTTTTTCTTTTTTGAAATTAATTGGTTTTGAAATACTTCTTACTAAAAGTAAAATCAATAAGATAATAATAATTAAAGAAACAATGTGAATTACAGTTTTCATAATATAATTTGTTTATGTTTAATTGCAAATTTAAAAATATTTTTAAATTATACATAAAACTACAAAATAATTATTAATTTTTTTTATAAAATTATTTATTTTATGATTTAATGTTTTATAAAAATTTAGTTATCTAAATAGTGTTTATCTTTGTAAAATGATAGAAAAACATATATCCAAATTAATTTTAGAAAAATTTGAATACACACCAACACCAAGTCAGAAGGTTTTAATTGAAAAATTAGCTAGTTATATTTTAAATCATACAGCTTCAATAAAACAACGGGAAATATTCATTATAAAAGGTTTTGCAGGCACCGGTAAAACAACAATTATCAGTTCTCTTATAAATGCTCTTAAGGATTATAAAATAAAATCGGTTTTATTAGCCCCAACAGGAAGGGCAGCAAAGGTTTTAACAACATATTCAGGAGAAAATGCTTTTACTATCCATAAAAAAATATATCGGCAAAAATCTTCAAAAGATGGTTTTGGGAAATTTATTCTTGATATTAATTTGCATACAAATACTATTTTTATTGTTGACGAAGCTTCAATGATATCAAATGATAGTAATGGATTATCGGTATTTGGTTCAGGAAGACTTTTGGACGATTTATTGGAATATGTATTTAATAATAAAAATTGCAGGTTGATAATTGTCGGAGATACAGCACAATTGCCACCTGTTGGAATTGATATAAGCCAGGCATTAAAAGACGAAATTTTGATTAATTATAATTTTGATGTTATTGATATTAAATTAACTGATGTTGTCAGACATTCATTGAATTCAGGTATTTTATTTAATGCTACACGGGTAAGAAAATTAGTTGGAAATAATAATTCGAAATTTCCATCAATAAAATTATCAGGTTTTAATGATATTAAATATTTGAATGGTGAAGATTTACTTGAAGAAATAACTGATGCTTATAATAATTCAGGTATTGAGAATTGTATTATAGTATGCAGGTCGAATAAAAGGGCAAACAAATATAACCAGGGAATACGGAAAAGTATTTTATGGCGTGAAGATGAAATTTCAGTAGGTGATTATTTAATGATAGTAAAAAATAATTATTTCTGGTGTGAGGAAAATAGTGATATGGATTTTATTGCTAACGGAGATATTGTTGAAATAATAAAAATAGGAAATTATGAAGAAAGATATGATTTAAGATTTGCAAATATTACTGTACGTTTTATTGATTACGATGATATTGAAATTGATGTTAAAATAATACTTGATACTCTTACTATTGAAACAGCTTCGTTAACAAGTGAGGATAATAAAAAGCTATTTTATTCTGTAATTGAAGATTATTCTGAATTAAAGACTAAGAAAAAACAATACAAGGCTGTTAAAAACGACCCTTATTTTAATGCATTACAAGTGAAGTTTTCTTATGCTGTAACATGTCATAAAGCTCAGGGTGGGCAATGGGATACGGTTTTTATAGACCAGGGTTATCTTGTTGATGACATGATAAATATTGAATATTTAAGATGGTTATATACAGC
It encodes the following:
- a CDS encoding AAA family ATPase, producing MIEKHISKLILEKFEYTPTPSQKVLIEKLASYILNHTASIKQREIFIIKGFAGTGKTTIISSLINALKDYKIKSVLLAPTGRAAKVLTTYSGENAFTIHKKIYRQKSSKDGFGKFILDINLHTNTIFIVDEASMISNDSNGLSVFGSGRLLDDLLEYVFNNKNCRLIIVGDTAQLPPVGIDISQALKDEILINYNFDVIDIKLTDVVRHSLNSGILFNATRVRKLVGNNNSKFPSIKLSGFNDIKYLNGEDLLEEITDAYNNSGIENCIIVCRSNKRANKYNQGIRKSILWREDEISVGDYLMIVKNNYFWCEENSDMDFIANGDIVEIIKIGNYEERYDLRFANITVRFIDYDDIEIDVKIILDTLTIETASLTSEDNKKLFYSVIEDYSELKTKKKQYKAVKNDPYFNALQVKFSYAVTCHKAQGGQWDTVFIDQGYLVDDMINIEYLRWLYTAITRATNKLFLVNFNKDFFEDLEEY
- the rfbD gene encoding dTDP-4-dehydrorhamnose reductase; translation: MVRYKNILITGSNGQLGNELKILSGKLENCNLLFTDIDELDITNAYDIDNFFSTNSIDLVINCAAYTAVDKAETEADIAKEININAIKNLIKCIKKYNSKLIHISTDYVFNGKTHTPYTETDTTNPNSVYGQTKSDGEKLILNSGIAHIIIRTSWLYSGFGNNFVKTIIKYAKEKNELNVVFDQIGTPTFAGDLAEAIIRIIIETNNNQSKFVSGIYHYSNEGVCSWYDFAYEIINITKLNCHINPIESKDYPTIAKRPPYSVLNKNKIKSIFNITIPHWRESLVKMLKD
- a CDS encoding DUF3822 family protein yields the protein MLKLDSFQLVDETCSVQNTKNYNLSILINRDGFYFCILDVIKNKYVLSSYYSNPLSFDEQTDFDWIKKIFNKDKFLRNTYNSVKIGFISQKSTIVPSSLFKIENISEYLYFNHEPARYEIIKHNYLRNINAYNIFSIPIEINEIFTNYFTEINYYHQSTPFIECNLLDNKNKLPGKKMYICSYCKFIDILVIDKNNLIFYNSFKYKNSSDFIYFVFNVLEQLKIDPKDTETILSGDILSNSDIYKLLKQYIKNVKFDKLNKNFNYSYTFNEKPLHFFTNLFNLERCV
- the rsmD gene encoding 16S rRNA (guanine(966)-N(2))-methyltransferase RsmD, which encodes MRIISGNYKKKHIYPPKNFKARPTTDIAKEGLFNIIVNNFDIENISVLDIFSGTGSISYEFASRNCKNIISVEINYFNYSFICKTVKELDFSQIKTYKTDAFKYLKKCNTSFDIIFADPPYNLKNIEDIPLLVFENKLLKKNAWLIIEHSENINFNNFDNFLKTRKYGKVNFSFFEQVDNS